A genomic window from Candidatus Eremiobacterota bacterium includes:
- a CDS encoding glutathione S-transferase N-terminal domain-containing protein, which yields MIDIERIEPGHRVEMYVSPSCPYCRRAREHFDGRGYPYELHDAQNDAALRATMLALSGGDPTVPAFVVDGAYVQSGWGSPPRG from the coding sequence ATGATCGACATCGAGCGCATCGAGCCCGGCCACCGCGTCGAGATGTACGTCTCGCCGAGCTGTCCGTACTGCCGCCGGGCGCGCGAGCACTTCGACGGGCGCGGCTATCCGTACGAGCTGCACGACGCGCAGAACGACGCCGCGCTGCGCGCGACGATGCTCGCGCTCTCCGGCGGCGATCCGACCGTCCCGGCGTTCGTCGTCGACGGCGCTTACGTGCAGTCCGGCTGGGGTTCGCCGCCGCGAGGTTGA